One stretch of Halichoerus grypus chromosome 10, mHalGry1.hap1.1, whole genome shotgun sequence DNA includes these proteins:
- the TTC31 gene encoding tetratricopeptide repeat protein 31 isoform X5, which translates to MAKGVEGLGTYCGLRKSFLYPPQGSEPCPPRPPASASPSASAPGGSDSLLQVAMPQKLLLTEEEANQLAEELVAEEERMKQKAEKKRLKKKRQKDRKRQERLEQEGGEPKVKATPNGDGSPPSSPGNSPQGQCGEEEDSLDLSSTFVSLALRKVGDWPPSARREKGLSQEPQGKSQSPQEKMGQEEASSPIEESPRQNPKAEASPGLLEAALHQSQELATLGTSFAQNGFYHKAVVLFTQALKLNPRDHRLFGNRSFCHERLGQPMWALADAQVALTLRPGWPRGLFRLGKALMGLQRFEEAAAVFQETLRGGSQPDAARELHSCLLHLALQDQRGGIREPHLSTGFPQPFSQSGPGPSSLLSVRRPPSTAPRAAGLLSPPLHHPPCHLSHSNSPLPQTRSRRPHPLHLLGASNGPGILGPRPQHLPQAR; encoded by the exons ATGGCCAAGGGGGTCGAGGGACTGGGTACCTACTGTGGTCTCCGGAAGTCCTTCCTATATCCTCCCCAAGGGTCAGAGCCCTGCCCTCCTAGGCCCcccgcctctgcctctccctctgcctctgcccctggtgGTTCAGACAGCCTACTTCAGGTGGCCATGCCCCAGAAGCTCCTGTTGACCGAAGAG gaagccaaCCAGCTGGCTGAGGAGCTGGTGGCTGAAGAGGAGCGCATGAAacagaaagcagagaagaaaCGACTCAAGAAGAAG CGTCAAAAGGATCGCAAGCGACAGGAGCGCTTggagcaggagggtggggagcCCAAG GTCAAGGCCACCCCAAATGGGGATGGGAGCCCCCCATCCAGCCCCGGGAACTCTCCTCAGGGACAGTGTGGTGAGGAAGAG GACTCACTGGATCTATCTAGCACTTTCGTGTCTCTGGCTTTGCGCAAGGTTGGGGATTGGCCTCCCAGTGCCCGCAGAGAGAAGGGACTGAGCCAGGAGCCTCAAGGCAAAAGCCAGAGCCCCCAAGAGAAGATGGGCCAGGAGGAAGCGAGCTCTCCAATAGAAGAGAGCCCCAGGCAGAATCCTAAGGCAGAG GCATCTCCGGGACTGCTGGAAGCTGCCTTACACCAGAGCCAGGAGCTGGCaa CGTTGGGTACCAGCTTTGCCCAAAATGGCTTCTACCACAAGGCTGTGGTTCTCTTCACCCAGGCCTTGAAGCTCAACCCCCGGGATCATCG GTTATTTGGAAACCGCTCTTTCTGCCATGAGCGGCTGGGTCAGCCCATGTGGGCCCTGGCCGATGCCCAGGTGGCCCTTACCCTGCGACCTGGCTGGCCCCGGGGCCTTTTCCGCCTGGGCAAGGCCCTGATGGGACTGCAG CGTTTTGAGGAGGCAGCTGCTGTGTTCCAGGAGACTCTGAGAGGCGGCTCCCAGCCTGATGCAGCCCGGGAGCTCCACTCTTGCCTTCTGCACCTCGCTCTG cAAGATCAGAGAGGAGGAATCAGGGAGCCACACCTGTCAACTGGGTTCCCGCAGCCATTTTCCCAATCTGGGCCGGGCCCCTCAAGCCTCCTGTCTGTCAGGCGCCCTCCAAGCACTGCTCCAAGAGCCGCTGGCCTTCTGTCTCCACCCCTGCATCATCCCCCTTGTCACCTGAGCCACTCCAACTCACCCCTCCCCCAGACACGGAGCAGAAGACCCCACCCTCTCCATCTCCTGGGCGCCTCAAATGGCCCTGGTATCCTGGGACCTCGGCCCCAGCATCTACCTCAGGCCAGATGA
- the TTC31 gene encoding tetratricopeptide repeat protein 31 isoform X4, which translates to MPDHLSLSGHSRWEMEPIPKTVGRIKLDYLLEHFCDEGKTPGQSDMAKGVEGLGTYCGLRKSFLYPPQGSEPCPPRPPASASPSASAPGGSDSLLQVAMPQKLLLTEEEANQLAEELVAEEERMKQKAEKKRLKKKRQKDRKRQERLEQEGGEPKVKATPNGDGSPPSSPGNSPQGQCGEEEDSLDLSSTFVSLALRKVGDWPPSARREKGLSQEPQGKSQSPQEKMGQEEASSPIEESPRQNPKAEASPGLLEAALHQSQELATLGTSFAQNGFYHKAVVLFTQALKLNPRDHRLFGNRSFCHERLGQPMWALADAQVALTLRPGWPRGLFRLGKALMGLQRFEEAAAVFQETLRGGSQPDAARELHSCLLHLALQDQRGGIREPHLSTGFPQPFSQSGPGPSSLLSVRRPPSTAPRAAGLLSPPLHHPPCHLSHSNSPLPQTRSRRPHPLHLLGASNGPGILGPRPQHLPQAR; encoded by the exons ATGCCAGACCATCTTTCACTTTCGGGTCACTCTCGATGGGAGATGGAGCCGATTCCGAAGACAGTGGGGCGGATAAAGCTAG ATTACCTCCTGGAACATTTCTGTGATGAGGGGAAAACGCCTGGACAGAGTGACATGGCCAAGGGGGTCGAGGGACTGGGTACCTACTGTGGTCTCCGGAAGTCCTTCCTATATCCTCCCCAAGGGTCAGAGCCCTGCCCTCCTAGGCCCcccgcctctgcctctccctctgcctctgcccctggtgGTTCAGACAGCCTACTTCAGGTGGCCATGCCCCAGAAGCTCCTGTTGACCGAAGAG gaagccaaCCAGCTGGCTGAGGAGCTGGTGGCTGAAGAGGAGCGCATGAAacagaaagcagagaagaaaCGACTCAAGAAGAAG CGTCAAAAGGATCGCAAGCGACAGGAGCGCTTggagcaggagggtggggagcCCAAG GTCAAGGCCACCCCAAATGGGGATGGGAGCCCCCCATCCAGCCCCGGGAACTCTCCTCAGGGACAGTGTGGTGAGGAAGAG GACTCACTGGATCTATCTAGCACTTTCGTGTCTCTGGCTTTGCGCAAGGTTGGGGATTGGCCTCCCAGTGCCCGCAGAGAGAAGGGACTGAGCCAGGAGCCTCAAGGCAAAAGCCAGAGCCCCCAAGAGAAGATGGGCCAGGAGGAAGCGAGCTCTCCAATAGAAGAGAGCCCCAGGCAGAATCCTAAGGCAGAG GCATCTCCGGGACTGCTGGAAGCTGCCTTACACCAGAGCCAGGAGCTGGCaa CGTTGGGTACCAGCTTTGCCCAAAATGGCTTCTACCACAAGGCTGTGGTTCTCTTCACCCAGGCCTTGAAGCTCAACCCCCGGGATCATCG GTTATTTGGAAACCGCTCTTTCTGCCATGAGCGGCTGGGTCAGCCCATGTGGGCCCTGGCCGATGCCCAGGTGGCCCTTACCCTGCGACCTGGCTGGCCCCGGGGCCTTTTCCGCCTGGGCAAGGCCCTGATGGGACTGCAG CGTTTTGAGGAGGCAGCTGCTGTGTTCCAGGAGACTCTGAGAGGCGGCTCCCAGCCTGATGCAGCCCGGGAGCTCCACTCTTGCCTTCTGCACCTCGCTCTG cAAGATCAGAGAGGAGGAATCAGGGAGCCACACCTGTCAACTGGGTTCCCGCAGCCATTTTCCCAATCTGGGCCGGGCCCCTCAAGCCTCCTGTCTGTCAGGCGCCCTCCAAGCACTGCTCCAAGAGCCGCTGGCCTTCTGTCTCCACCCCTGCATCATCCCCCTTGTCACCTGAGCCACTCCAACTCACCCCTCCCCCAGACACGGAGCAGAAGACCCCACCCTCTCCATCTCCTGGGCGCCTCAAATGGCCCTGGTATCCTGGGACCTCGGCCCCAGCATCTACCTCAGGCCAGATGA
- the TTC31 gene encoding tetratricopeptide repeat protein 31 isoform X3 — MPDHLSLSGHSRWEMEPIPKTVGRIKLVGGRLRPIHPAPLHAPPPSFTIDCPLRPGCPLGVAAVPKLCQEFGPEDYGTEDIVDFLRRLVESDPRGLHRIHMDGSSGRLQLWHHDYLLEHFCDEGKTPGQSDMAKGVEGLGTYCGLRKSFLYPPQGSEPCPPRPPASASPSASAPGGSDSLLQVAMPQKLLLTEEEANQLAEELVAEEERMKQKAEKKRLKKKRQKDRKRQERLEQEGGEPKDSLDLSSTFVSLALRKVGDWPPSARREKGLSQEPQGKSQSPQEKMGQEEASSPIEESPRQNPKAEASPGLLEAALHQSQELATLGTSFAQNGFYHKAVVLFTQALKLNPRDHRLFGNRSFCHERLGQPMWALADAQVALTLRPGWPRGLFRLGKALMGLQRFEEAAAVFQETLRGGSQPDAARELHSCLLHLALQDQRGGIREPHLSTGFPQPFSQSGPGPSSLLSVRRPPSTAPRAAGLLSPPLHHPPCHLSHSNSPLPQTRSRRPHPLHLLGASNGPGILGPRPQHLPQAR; from the exons ATGCCAGACCATCTTTCACTTTCGGGTCACTCTCGATGGGAGATGGAGCCGATTCCGAAGACAGTGGGGCGGATAAAGCTAG TGGGCGGAAGGCTCCGGCCCATCCATCCCGCGCCCCTTCACGCGCCACCGCCTTCCTTTACTATAGACTGTCCTCTGCGACCTGGCTGCCCGCTGGGGGTCGCTGCTGTCCCCAAACTCTGCCAGGAATTCGGTCCTGAGGACTACGGCACCGAG gacATAGTGGATTTTCTCCGACGGCTTGTGGAGAGTGATCCCCGGGGCCTGCACCGGATCCACATGGACGGGAGCAGCGGGCGGCTACAGCTGTGGCACCATG ATTACCTCCTGGAACATTTCTGTGATGAGGGGAAAACGCCTGGACAGAGTGACATGGCCAAGGGGGTCGAGGGACTGGGTACCTACTGTGGTCTCCGGAAGTCCTTCCTATATCCTCCCCAAGGGTCAGAGCCCTGCCCTCCTAGGCCCcccgcctctgcctctccctctgcctctgcccctggtgGTTCAGACAGCCTACTTCAGGTGGCCATGCCCCAGAAGCTCCTGTTGACCGAAGAG gaagccaaCCAGCTGGCTGAGGAGCTGGTGGCTGAAGAGGAGCGCATGAAacagaaagcagagaagaaaCGACTCAAGAAGAAG CGTCAAAAGGATCGCAAGCGACAGGAGCGCTTggagcaggagggtggggagcCCAAG GACTCACTGGATCTATCTAGCACTTTCGTGTCTCTGGCTTTGCGCAAGGTTGGGGATTGGCCTCCCAGTGCCCGCAGAGAGAAGGGACTGAGCCAGGAGCCTCAAGGCAAAAGCCAGAGCCCCCAAGAGAAGATGGGCCAGGAGGAAGCGAGCTCTCCAATAGAAGAGAGCCCCAGGCAGAATCCTAAGGCAGAG GCATCTCCGGGACTGCTGGAAGCTGCCTTACACCAGAGCCAGGAGCTGGCaa CGTTGGGTACCAGCTTTGCCCAAAATGGCTTCTACCACAAGGCTGTGGTTCTCTTCACCCAGGCCTTGAAGCTCAACCCCCGGGATCATCG GTTATTTGGAAACCGCTCTTTCTGCCATGAGCGGCTGGGTCAGCCCATGTGGGCCCTGGCCGATGCCCAGGTGGCCCTTACCCTGCGACCTGGCTGGCCCCGGGGCCTTTTCCGCCTGGGCAAGGCCCTGATGGGACTGCAG CGTTTTGAGGAGGCAGCTGCTGTGTTCCAGGAGACTCTGAGAGGCGGCTCCCAGCCTGATGCAGCCCGGGAGCTCCACTCTTGCCTTCTGCACCTCGCTCTG cAAGATCAGAGAGGAGGAATCAGGGAGCCACACCTGTCAACTGGGTTCCCGCAGCCATTTTCCCAATCTGGGCCGGGCCCCTCAAGCCTCCTGTCTGTCAGGCGCCCTCCAAGCACTGCTCCAAGAGCCGCTGGCCTTCTGTCTCCACCCCTGCATCATCCCCCTTGTCACCTGAGCCACTCCAACTCACCCCTCCCCCAGACACGGAGCAGAAGACCCCACCCTCTCCATCTCCTGGGCGCCTCAAATGGCCCTGGTATCCTGGGACCTCGGCCCCAGCATCTACCTCAGGCCAGATGA
- the TTC31 gene encoding tetratricopeptide repeat protein 31 isoform X2 — translation MPDHLSLSGHSRWEMEPIPKTVGRIKLDCPLRPGCPLGVAAVPKLCQEFGPEDYGTEDIVDFLRRLVESDPRGLHRIHMDGSSGRLQLWHHDYLLEHFCDEGKTPGQSDMAKGVEGLGTYCGLRKSFLYPPQGSEPCPPRPPASASPSASAPGGSDSLLQVAMPQKLLLTEEEANQLAEELVAEEERMKQKAEKKRLKKKRQKDRKRQERLEQEGGEPKVKATPNGDGSPPSSPGNSPQGQCGEEEDSLDLSSTFVSLALRKVGDWPPSARREKGLSQEPQGKSQSPQEKMGQEEASSPIEESPRQNPKAEASPGLLEAALHQSQELATLGTSFAQNGFYHKAVVLFTQALKLNPRDHRLFGNRSFCHERLGQPMWALADAQVALTLRPGWPRGLFRLGKALMGLQRFEEAAAVFQETLRGGSQPDAARELHSCLLHLALQDQRGGIREPHLSTGFPQPFSQSGPGPSSLLSVRRPPSTAPRAAGLLSPPLHHPPCHLSHSNSPLPQTRSRRPHPLHLLGASNGPGILGPRPQHLPQAR, via the exons ATGCCAGACCATCTTTCACTTTCGGGTCACTCTCGATGGGAGATGGAGCCGATTCCGAAGACAGTGGGGCGGATAAAGCTAG ACTGTCCTCTGCGACCTGGCTGCCCGCTGGGGGTCGCTGCTGTCCCCAAACTCTGCCAGGAATTCGGTCCTGAGGACTACGGCACCGAG gacATAGTGGATTTTCTCCGACGGCTTGTGGAGAGTGATCCCCGGGGCCTGCACCGGATCCACATGGACGGGAGCAGCGGGCGGCTACAGCTGTGGCACCATG ATTACCTCCTGGAACATTTCTGTGATGAGGGGAAAACGCCTGGACAGAGTGACATGGCCAAGGGGGTCGAGGGACTGGGTACCTACTGTGGTCTCCGGAAGTCCTTCCTATATCCTCCCCAAGGGTCAGAGCCCTGCCCTCCTAGGCCCcccgcctctgcctctccctctgcctctgcccctggtgGTTCAGACAGCCTACTTCAGGTGGCCATGCCCCAGAAGCTCCTGTTGACCGAAGAG gaagccaaCCAGCTGGCTGAGGAGCTGGTGGCTGAAGAGGAGCGCATGAAacagaaagcagagaagaaaCGACTCAAGAAGAAG CGTCAAAAGGATCGCAAGCGACAGGAGCGCTTggagcaggagggtggggagcCCAAG GTCAAGGCCACCCCAAATGGGGATGGGAGCCCCCCATCCAGCCCCGGGAACTCTCCTCAGGGACAGTGTGGTGAGGAAGAG GACTCACTGGATCTATCTAGCACTTTCGTGTCTCTGGCTTTGCGCAAGGTTGGGGATTGGCCTCCCAGTGCCCGCAGAGAGAAGGGACTGAGCCAGGAGCCTCAAGGCAAAAGCCAGAGCCCCCAAGAGAAGATGGGCCAGGAGGAAGCGAGCTCTCCAATAGAAGAGAGCCCCAGGCAGAATCCTAAGGCAGAG GCATCTCCGGGACTGCTGGAAGCTGCCTTACACCAGAGCCAGGAGCTGGCaa CGTTGGGTACCAGCTTTGCCCAAAATGGCTTCTACCACAAGGCTGTGGTTCTCTTCACCCAGGCCTTGAAGCTCAACCCCCGGGATCATCG GTTATTTGGAAACCGCTCTTTCTGCCATGAGCGGCTGGGTCAGCCCATGTGGGCCCTGGCCGATGCCCAGGTGGCCCTTACCCTGCGACCTGGCTGGCCCCGGGGCCTTTTCCGCCTGGGCAAGGCCCTGATGGGACTGCAG CGTTTTGAGGAGGCAGCTGCTGTGTTCCAGGAGACTCTGAGAGGCGGCTCCCAGCCTGATGCAGCCCGGGAGCTCCACTCTTGCCTTCTGCACCTCGCTCTG cAAGATCAGAGAGGAGGAATCAGGGAGCCACACCTGTCAACTGGGTTCCCGCAGCCATTTTCCCAATCTGGGCCGGGCCCCTCAAGCCTCCTGTCTGTCAGGCGCCCTCCAAGCACTGCTCCAAGAGCCGCTGGCCTTCTGTCTCCACCCCTGCATCATCCCCCTTGTCACCTGAGCCACTCCAACTCACCCCTCCCCCAGACACGGAGCAGAAGACCCCACCCTCTCCATCTCCTGGGCGCCTCAAATGGCCCTGGTATCCTGGGACCTCGGCCCCAGCATCTACCTCAGGCCAGATGA
- the TTC31 gene encoding tetratricopeptide repeat protein 31 isoform X1, giving the protein MPDHLSLSGHSRWEMEPIPKTVGRIKLVGGRLRPIHPAPLHAPPPSFTIDCPLRPGCPLGVAAVPKLCQEFGPEDYGTEDIVDFLRRLVESDPRGLHRIHMDGSSGRLQLWHHDYLLEHFCDEGKTPGQSDMAKGVEGLGTYCGLRKSFLYPPQGSEPCPPRPPASASPSASAPGGSDSLLQVAMPQKLLLTEEEANQLAEELVAEEERMKQKAEKKRLKKKRQKDRKRQERLEQEGGEPKVKATPNGDGSPPSSPGNSPQGQCGEEEDSLDLSSTFVSLALRKVGDWPPSARREKGLSQEPQGKSQSPQEKMGQEEASSPIEESPRQNPKAEASPGLLEAALHQSQELATLGTSFAQNGFYHKAVVLFTQALKLNPRDHRLFGNRSFCHERLGQPMWALADAQVALTLRPGWPRGLFRLGKALMGLQRFEEAAAVFQETLRGGSQPDAARELHSCLLHLALQDQRGGIREPHLSTGFPQPFSQSGPGPSSLLSVRRPPSTAPRAAGLLSPPLHHPPCHLSHSNSPLPQTRSRRPHPLHLLGASNGPGILGPRPQHLPQAR; this is encoded by the exons ATGCCAGACCATCTTTCACTTTCGGGTCACTCTCGATGGGAGATGGAGCCGATTCCGAAGACAGTGGGGCGGATAAAGCTAG TGGGCGGAAGGCTCCGGCCCATCCATCCCGCGCCCCTTCACGCGCCACCGCCTTCCTTTACTATAGACTGTCCTCTGCGACCTGGCTGCCCGCTGGGGGTCGCTGCTGTCCCCAAACTCTGCCAGGAATTCGGTCCTGAGGACTACGGCACCGAG gacATAGTGGATTTTCTCCGACGGCTTGTGGAGAGTGATCCCCGGGGCCTGCACCGGATCCACATGGACGGGAGCAGCGGGCGGCTACAGCTGTGGCACCATG ATTACCTCCTGGAACATTTCTGTGATGAGGGGAAAACGCCTGGACAGAGTGACATGGCCAAGGGGGTCGAGGGACTGGGTACCTACTGTGGTCTCCGGAAGTCCTTCCTATATCCTCCCCAAGGGTCAGAGCCCTGCCCTCCTAGGCCCcccgcctctgcctctccctctgcctctgcccctggtgGTTCAGACAGCCTACTTCAGGTGGCCATGCCCCAGAAGCTCCTGTTGACCGAAGAG gaagccaaCCAGCTGGCTGAGGAGCTGGTGGCTGAAGAGGAGCGCATGAAacagaaagcagagaagaaaCGACTCAAGAAGAAG CGTCAAAAGGATCGCAAGCGACAGGAGCGCTTggagcaggagggtggggagcCCAAG GTCAAGGCCACCCCAAATGGGGATGGGAGCCCCCCATCCAGCCCCGGGAACTCTCCTCAGGGACAGTGTGGTGAGGAAGAG GACTCACTGGATCTATCTAGCACTTTCGTGTCTCTGGCTTTGCGCAAGGTTGGGGATTGGCCTCCCAGTGCCCGCAGAGAGAAGGGACTGAGCCAGGAGCCTCAAGGCAAAAGCCAGAGCCCCCAAGAGAAGATGGGCCAGGAGGAAGCGAGCTCTCCAATAGAAGAGAGCCCCAGGCAGAATCCTAAGGCAGAG GCATCTCCGGGACTGCTGGAAGCTGCCTTACACCAGAGCCAGGAGCTGGCaa CGTTGGGTACCAGCTTTGCCCAAAATGGCTTCTACCACAAGGCTGTGGTTCTCTTCACCCAGGCCTTGAAGCTCAACCCCCGGGATCATCG GTTATTTGGAAACCGCTCTTTCTGCCATGAGCGGCTGGGTCAGCCCATGTGGGCCCTGGCCGATGCCCAGGTGGCCCTTACCCTGCGACCTGGCTGGCCCCGGGGCCTTTTCCGCCTGGGCAAGGCCCTGATGGGACTGCAG CGTTTTGAGGAGGCAGCTGCTGTGTTCCAGGAGACTCTGAGAGGCGGCTCCCAGCCTGATGCAGCCCGGGAGCTCCACTCTTGCCTTCTGCACCTCGCTCTG cAAGATCAGAGAGGAGGAATCAGGGAGCCACACCTGTCAACTGGGTTCCCGCAGCCATTTTCCCAATCTGGGCCGGGCCCCTCAAGCCTCCTGTCTGTCAGGCGCCCTCCAAGCACTGCTCCAAGAGCCGCTGGCCTTCTGTCTCCACCCCTGCATCATCCCCCTTGTCACCTGAGCCACTCCAACTCACCCCTCCCCCAGACACGGAGCAGAAGACCCCACCCTCTCCATCTCCTGGGCGCCTCAAATGGCCCTGGTATCCTGGGACCTCGGCCCCAGCATCTACCTCAGGCCAGATGA